The nucleotide sequence TTAATTGAAAGAGACTTCCCTGTTCCTGAGGATATAAAGGAATACAAAGATGTCGTCTACAAAACCGTGGACTCCATTCCACTTAAATTGGACATTTACCATTCCAAGGATATAAAAAAAGATGCTCCTCTCATAATTTTCATCCATGGCGGTGCTTGGAAAAAAGGAAACAAGCACGATTATTTGGTGTATCTAGCCAGTTTTGCACAAAAGGGCTATGTTACAGCTACTATTCAATACAGATTAACGGATGTCGCAAAATATCCTGCCCAGCTACATGATATGGAAGACGCAGTGAGATGGCTTAAACTAAATGCCGCCAATTATCATATAGATGCCAGTAAAGTTACCTTGGTCGGCGGTTCTGCGGGTGGCCATTTGGCCATGATGAATGCCTATTCCAACACTGCTGATGACGTGGATGCAAACGGGGTTTCTGTCAATGTACAGGCCCTCGTAAATTTTTATGGCCCCTCCAACCTTACCGATGAAACGGCCATAAATGCATCCTCGGTTCAATATCTGATAGGTAAATCCTATGAAGAGGCTCCAGAAATGTATAAAAAGGCCTCCCCCTTGTTTCTAATCTCCAAAGACGTGCCCCCGACCCTTACATTCCAAGGCACTTTGGACGAGTTGGTCCCCTATGAACAATCGGACATTTTACATGCTACCCTACAAAAGGCCGGTGCCATTTCGTATTATCACAAACTAAAAGGGTGGCCACATACCATGGATGCCTCGGTAAAAGTCAATGCCTATTGCCAATATCACATGGACCGATTTTTTGAAAAGTACATCCCATTAAACTAAAAAATTAGGAATCCCAATGAAGTTGCTCAAAAGAATAGCGAAAATCACAGCCTATGCCATGGGAATGGTCATAGGCCTAGTGCTTCTTGCTATTTTTATAGCTAGCTATAAATACAATAGTATTGTAAAGGCAACTCCAAAAGACCAAACAGAAAGCTTAAGCCCGGAAGAATTAGGCAAGTATGTAAATACCTTTATAGGTACCGGAGGCTTTCCGTATTGGGTATGTGGATTTAACTTTCCGGGCGCTACAGTTCCCTTTGGCATGGTCCGCCTAAGTCCTGAAACCATGTCTTTCTACAATAACACCAAAGATTTTAGCACTTCTGGGTATTACTATGGGGACAACAAAATATTAGGCTTTAGCCATACCCGATTGGCCGGGACAGGTGCTACCGATGGAGGGCATTTTCTATTTACACCTACAACTACCCCCAGTGATAAAGTTGATTTCACATTGGATTATGCACATAAATTTTCCCATAATGATGAAATCGCATTTCCGGGCTATTATCGTGTGGCATTGGAAAAAGAGGACATTGTTGCCGAACTTACGGCCACTGAACGTAGCGGCCTTCACCGATATACCTTTCCCAAAGAAGGCAACAAAAATTTAATTATCCATATTACCAATACCACGGGAAACCGGCCAGCCAAGGAAGGATTTGTCCACATACTCCCCAAAAACAATGAAATTGAAGGTTCGGTCAGGACATTTGGCAGCTTTGCAAGTCGATTCGGTGGGGTTCAGGTATACTTCGTGGCAAAATTTGACCATTCTTTTTCGGACTATGGTATCTGGGATGGACAATCATTGGACAAAAAGGGCCTGAGCAAAAAAAGTGATAGTTTAAAAATATATCTCGGATTTACCCAAGAAAGTATAAATGCCAAAGTTGGTATTTCGCACATAAGCATTGAAAACGCCCGTTTAAACCTGGAGACGGAGGTTGGCCATGGTAATTTTACCGAAATACTTCAAATGGCCAAGGACAAATGGGAAAGCAAACTAGCATTAATCAAAATCGAAGGTGGCTCCTTGGAAGATAAAAAAGTCTTTTACAGTGTTTTATATAGGAGTTTTCAAATGCCGACCATCTTTAATGATGTTAACGGGGAATACATGGGCTTCGATAAAAAAATCCATCAGACTACCGATTTCAACTACTACACGGATCTGTCCTTATGGGACACTTTCCGCACTGTGCATCCATTATTCAATCTAATAGCTAAGGATGAACAAAGGGACATGTTGGTCTCCTTGGTGGAAATGTCCAAACAGGGTGGAAGCCTACCGCGCTGGCCCTCGGGATACGGCTATAGCAATTCCATGCTGGGTTCCCCAGCGGATATGGTCATTACAGAATCTTACCTAAAGGGTATACGCAATTTTGACGTGAACCTTGCCTATAAAAAAATGAGACAAGTGGCCTTGGAGCCCATACCCAAAGACAGTTCCGCTGCTGGCCGGGAAGAGATAGACGGATACCTTACCTATGGCTATTGCCCTACAGAATTTGGGGATGAAGCCGTTAGCAAGACCTTGGAATATGCCTGGGCCGACCATTCCATAAGTCTATTGGCCAAAGAATTACAACACCCCAAAGACCAAGCCCTTTTTGAAGGACATTCCAAATTTTATAAAAATGTTTGGAATCCAGATACCCAATATTTTCAACCCAGACATAAGGATGGACGATTTGTGGAAAAATTTAAGCCCTTGCAGCTTACCTACACGGATTGGGACGATGAGTATACCAAGGACTATACCGAAGGGAGTGCACTGCAATGGCGATGGGCAGTGCCCTACGATACAGATGGCCTTGTATCCCTTTTTAAGGACAAGGATTATTTTGTGAACGAACTAAACAACTTTTTTGCCAAAGCAGATCCAAAAATGGCTGCTTGGACCCCAGGCTCCTACTATTGGCATGGCAATGAACCGGATATCCATGCTGCCTACCTATTCAATGCTGTGGAACGGCCAGACTTGACCCAAAAATGGGTTCGTTGGATCCTGGACAATAAATACGACAATTCCTATGTGGGAATAGACGGCAATGATGACGCAGGCACCTTGTCGGCCTGGTATGTTTTTAGCTCCCTTGGGTTTTATCCTATTGCCGGAACGGACATCTATCAATTGGGCGCACCGTTATTCAAAAACGCTGTTCTGCAAATGGGCGAACATCAATTGAACATTGGTACGGAAAACTACGATCCCAATAACATCTATGTCAAAAAAATACTGCTGAACAGCA is from Arenibacter algicola and encodes:
- a CDS encoding alpha/beta hydrolase, producing MIRNIFIPIIALTLLLGCRAKQYDVSVPPKGYSNNTTLKIAYATGALKLIERDFPVPEDIKEYKDVVYKTVDSIPLKLDIYHSKDIKKDAPLIIFIHGGAWKKGNKHDYLVYLASFAQKGYVTATIQYRLTDVAKYPAQLHDMEDAVRWLKLNAANYHIDASKVTLVGGSAGGHLAMMNAYSNTADDVDANGVSVNVQALVNFYGPSNLTDETAINASSVQYLIGKSYEEAPEMYKKASPLFLISKDVPPTLTFQGTLDELVPYEQSDILHATLQKAGAISYYHKLKGWPHTMDASVKVNAYCQYHMDRFFEKYIPLN
- a CDS encoding GH92 family glycosyl hydrolase, with the protein product MKLLKRIAKITAYAMGMVIGLVLLAIFIASYKYNSIVKATPKDQTESLSPEELGKYVNTFIGTGGFPYWVCGFNFPGATVPFGMVRLSPETMSFYNNTKDFSTSGYYYGDNKILGFSHTRLAGTGATDGGHFLFTPTTTPSDKVDFTLDYAHKFSHNDEIAFPGYYRVALEKEDIVAELTATERSGLHRYTFPKEGNKNLIIHITNTTGNRPAKEGFVHILPKNNEIEGSVRTFGSFASRFGGVQVYFVAKFDHSFSDYGIWDGQSLDKKGLSKKSDSLKIYLGFTQESINAKVGISHISIENARLNLETEVGHGNFTEILQMAKDKWESKLALIKIEGGSLEDKKVFYSVLYRSFQMPTIFNDVNGEYMGFDKKIHQTTDFNYYTDLSLWDTFRTVHPLFNLIAKDEQRDMLVSLVEMSKQGGSLPRWPSGYGYSNSMLGSPADMVITESYLKGIRNFDVNLAYKKMRQVALEPIPKDSSAAGREEIDGYLTYGYCPTEFGDEAVSKTLEYAWADHSISLLAKELQHPKDQALFEGHSKFYKNVWNPDTQYFQPRHKDGRFVEKFKPLQLTYTDWDDEYTKDYTEGSALQWRWAVPYDTDGLVSLFKDKDYFVNELNNFFAKADPKMAAWTPGSYYWHGNEPDIHAAYLFNAVERPDLTQKWVRWILDNKYDNSYVGIDGNDDAGTLSAWYVFSSLGFYPIAGTDIYQLGAPLFKNAVLQMGEHQLNIGTENYDPNNIYVKKILLNSKPLDRTWIKHEEIANGGQLTFIMAKEPHLLINQQSSKSTL